The following proteins are co-located in the Oryzias melastigma strain HK-1 linkage group LG8, ASM292280v2, whole genome shotgun sequence genome:
- the pecam1 gene encoding platelet endothelial cell adhesion molecule isoform X1, with protein sequence MGSKQPGFQLLVILLIFWKSAGEESSYIIDNVGLTIQPRSTIERGTPVLIGCQVSVSHSNIPDLEHQFQIMKDEVLIYSFNTTNSTVMFELNPARAADSGSYECRVTVKDKSKVSFSERLDVTGLQTPSLSLNNSRPFENEEFEANCSAPGEKGLFIFRFYLRFRTGEPKTIKQLQTNGNSIKTTIKLRHIGDSYLSCNYEISLLSGNKHSNSSNETHVIVKVLNITPVVSVHPSALIFEEDVVEVFCRVVDGPDVEVFLTKDKIILKKVSGKMLEYKFTAKERDSGEYICKAEWGNVQKENYKTIKVKELFSKPKLILEPVDLFEGDRFKLTCNISIYVPERINSNILSYTFYKNNAEITTSNSYISMAHPNMNGNYTCKANASSLGKHFIKESQALVVKAKVPVSKPVLSIVGGTLLLGKPFQLLCQSERGTLPISYTLYGPEKLNESRDVRKPGDKAIFNCPAIFKSSDLSKFLCHARNHKNKVPMIGSGQLMLKSTNIIEPVSNPEMKVVPNEGEVSEGDSMSLVCSVQRGTFPISFTWFHTEIEDPVASVSTNKTEGSYRISNVKGEHGGRYYCVSTNQAKDNKQSNIVLVAVKMAGWKKGLIVVFCILILLPLLLVIACKAHLIQCRRRSTGRLSVKSASTKVERLSLTLAEVNEAANVTPGMMGKSVWSEQMSGSESDDQTSTVTQENPEPQYTQVQIKERDPSRAPVKQSTDTVYSEVRNSQHGVPEVSDGVSVEYAQLNHDNDPSSDNCNQGNPSASANETMVVNTCVSDAPAEQEEGNCEATPDC encoded by the exons ATGGGCTCCAAACAGCCAGGCTTTCAGCTTCTGGTCATTCTCCTAATCTTCT GGAAAAGTGCAGGAGAAGAGTCTT CATACATCATTGACAATGTGGGCCTCACAATCCAGCCCAGAAGCACAATTGAGCGCGGGACGCCGGTGCTGATTGGCTGCCAGGTCAGCGTGAGCCACAGCAACATCCCTGACCTGGAGCACCAATTCCAGATTATGAAGGATGAAGTTCTTATTTACTCCTTCAACACTACAAACAGCACTGTTATGTTTGAGCTTAACCCAGCCAGGGCTGCAGACTCTGGGAGCTATGAATGTCGAGTGACAGTGAAGGACAAGAGCAAAGTCAGCTTCAGTGAGAGGCTAGATGTCACAG GCCTGCAGACCCCAAGTCTTAGTCTAAATAATTCAAGGCCCTTTGAGAATGAAGAGTTTGAAGCCAATTGCAGTGCTCCAGGAGAAAAAGGACTCTTCATATTCCGGTTTTACTTGAGATTTAGAACCGGGGAGCCTAAGACGATAAAGCAACTGCAAACCAATGGGAATTCTATAAAAACCACCATAAAGCTAAGGCACATCGGAGACTCCTATCTATCTTGCAACTATGAGATCAGCCTTCTCTCTGGAAACAAGCACTCTAACAGCAGTAACGAGACCCACGTAATAGTCAAAG TACTCAACATTACCCCAGTCGTGTCCGTGCATCCCTCAGCATTAATCTTTGAGGAAGACGTGGTGGAAGTGTTCTGTAGAGTGGTGGATGGTCCGGATGTTGAAGTGTTCCTTACGAAGGATAAGATCATTCTAAAGAAAGTCTCTGGCAAAATGCTTGAATACAAGTTTACTGCTAAAGAAAGAGACTCTGGAGAGTACATTTGCAAAGCAGAGTGGGGAAATGTCCAAAAAGAGAACTATAAAACTATCAAAGTCAAAG AACTATTCTCAAAGCCGAAGCTGATTTTAGAGCCGGTCGACCTGTTTGAAGGAGATCGTTTCAAACTGACCTGCAATATCTCCATTTATGTGCCTGAGAGGATTAACAGCAACATTCTGTCATATACCTTCTATAAAAATAATGCTGAAATCACCACTTCAAATTCCTATATTAGCATGGCTCACCCGAACATGAACGGCAACTACACATGTAAAGCTAATGCATCCTCTTTAGGGAAACATTTTATTAAGGAGAGCCAAGCCCTTGTTGTCAAAGCCAAAG ttcCTGTTTCAAAGCCTGTTCTGAGCATAGTAGGGGGCACGCTGCTGCTAGGAAAGCCTTTCCAGCTGCTCTGTCAGAGTGAGAGAGGCACTCTACCCATCTCATACACCCTATATGGCCCTGAGAAGCTGAATGAAAGCAGGGATGTGAGAAAACCAGGAGACAAGGCCATCTTTAACTGTCCAGCCATCTTTAAAAGTTCTGACTTGAGCAAATTCCTCTGCCATGcaagaaaccacaaaaacaaggTCCCTATGATAGGATCCGGACAACTAATGTTAAAGTCCACGAACATCATAG AGCCTGTGTCAAATCCAGAGATGAAAGTTGTCCCCAATGAGGGGGAAGTGTCTGAGGGTGACAGCATGAGCCTCGTCTGCTCTGTCCAGAGAGGCACTTTTCCCATTAGCTTCACCTGGTTTCACACTGAAATAGAGGATCCTGTGGCTTCTGTGTCCACCAACAAAACGGAAGGATCTTACAGAATAAGCAATGTCAAAGGAGAGCATGGTGGGAGATACTACTGCGTGAGCACCAACCAGGCCAAAGACAACAAACAGAGCAACATTGTTCTGGTTGCAG TGAAAATGGCTGGCTGGAAGAAAGGTCTCATAGTAGTCTTCTGCATCCTAATCTTACTGCCCTTGCTCCTTGTTATTGCCTGCAAAGCACATTTGATTCAATGCAGGAGAAGAAGTACAGGCAGGCTGTCAGT GAAATCGGCCAGCACCAAGGTAGAGCGGCTGAGCCTCACCCTCGCAGAAGTCAACGAGGCTGCCAACG TCACCCCAGGCATGATGGGTAAAAGTGTTTGGAGTGAACAGATGTCGGGATCTG AGTCTGATGATCAGACCAGTACAGTCACGCAGGAAAACCCTGAGCCTCAGTACACTCAGGTGCAGATCAAAGAAAGAGATCCCAGCAGAG CTCCTGTGAAACAGTCTACAGACACTGTGTACAGCGAAGTACGAAACTCACAGCACG gtgTCCCAGAAGTATCCGATGGT GTGTCCGTGGAATACGCGCAGCTGAATCACGACAACGATCCCAGCAGTGACAATTGTAACCAAGGAAACCCTAGTGCAAGTGCTAACGAAACAATGGTCGTCAACACCTGTGTTAGCGATGCCCCCGCCGAGCAGGAAGAAGGAAACTGTGAAGCAACACCAGACTGTTGA
- the pecam1 gene encoding platelet endothelial cell adhesion molecule isoform X2 produces MGSKQPGFQLLVILLIFWKSAGEESSYIIDNVGLTIQPRSTIERGTPVLIGCQVSVSHSNIPDLEHQFQIMKDEVLIYSFNTTNSTVMFELNPARAADSGSYECRVTVKDKSKVSFSERLDVTGLQTPSLSLNNSRPFENEEFEANCSAPGEKGLFIFRFYLRFRTGEPKTIKQLQTNGNSIKTTIKLRHIGDSYLSCNYEISLLSGNKHSNSSNETHVIVKVLNITPVVSVHPSALIFEEDVVEVFCRVVDGPDVEVFLTKDKIILKKVSGKMLEYKFTAKERDSGEYICKAEWGNVQKENYKTIKVKELFSKPKLILEPVDLFEGDRFKLTCNISIYVPERINSNILSYTFYKNNAEITTSNSYISMAHPNMNGNYTCKANASSLGKHFIKESQALVVKAKVPVSKPVLSIVGGTLLLGKPFQLLCQSERGTLPISYTLYGPEKLNESRDVRKPGDKAIFNCPAIFKSSDLSKFLCHARNHKNKVPMIGSGQLMLKSTNIIEPVSNPEMKVVPNEGEVSEGDSMSLVCSVQRGTFPISFTWFHTEIEDPVASVSTNKTEGSYRISNVKGEHGGRYYCVSTNQAKDNKQSNIVLVAVKMAGWKKGLIVVFCILILLPLLLVIACKAHLIQCRRRSTGRLSVKSASTKVERLSLTLAEVNEAANVTPGMMGKSVWSEQMSGSESDDQTSTVTQENPEPQYTQVQIKERDPSRGVPEVSDGVSVEYAQLNHDNDPSSDNCNQGNPSASANETMVVNTCVSDAPAEQEEGNCEATPDC; encoded by the exons ATGGGCTCCAAACAGCCAGGCTTTCAGCTTCTGGTCATTCTCCTAATCTTCT GGAAAAGTGCAGGAGAAGAGTCTT CATACATCATTGACAATGTGGGCCTCACAATCCAGCCCAGAAGCACAATTGAGCGCGGGACGCCGGTGCTGATTGGCTGCCAGGTCAGCGTGAGCCACAGCAACATCCCTGACCTGGAGCACCAATTCCAGATTATGAAGGATGAAGTTCTTATTTACTCCTTCAACACTACAAACAGCACTGTTATGTTTGAGCTTAACCCAGCCAGGGCTGCAGACTCTGGGAGCTATGAATGTCGAGTGACAGTGAAGGACAAGAGCAAAGTCAGCTTCAGTGAGAGGCTAGATGTCACAG GCCTGCAGACCCCAAGTCTTAGTCTAAATAATTCAAGGCCCTTTGAGAATGAAGAGTTTGAAGCCAATTGCAGTGCTCCAGGAGAAAAAGGACTCTTCATATTCCGGTTTTACTTGAGATTTAGAACCGGGGAGCCTAAGACGATAAAGCAACTGCAAACCAATGGGAATTCTATAAAAACCACCATAAAGCTAAGGCACATCGGAGACTCCTATCTATCTTGCAACTATGAGATCAGCCTTCTCTCTGGAAACAAGCACTCTAACAGCAGTAACGAGACCCACGTAATAGTCAAAG TACTCAACATTACCCCAGTCGTGTCCGTGCATCCCTCAGCATTAATCTTTGAGGAAGACGTGGTGGAAGTGTTCTGTAGAGTGGTGGATGGTCCGGATGTTGAAGTGTTCCTTACGAAGGATAAGATCATTCTAAAGAAAGTCTCTGGCAAAATGCTTGAATACAAGTTTACTGCTAAAGAAAGAGACTCTGGAGAGTACATTTGCAAAGCAGAGTGGGGAAATGTCCAAAAAGAGAACTATAAAACTATCAAAGTCAAAG AACTATTCTCAAAGCCGAAGCTGATTTTAGAGCCGGTCGACCTGTTTGAAGGAGATCGTTTCAAACTGACCTGCAATATCTCCATTTATGTGCCTGAGAGGATTAACAGCAACATTCTGTCATATACCTTCTATAAAAATAATGCTGAAATCACCACTTCAAATTCCTATATTAGCATGGCTCACCCGAACATGAACGGCAACTACACATGTAAAGCTAATGCATCCTCTTTAGGGAAACATTTTATTAAGGAGAGCCAAGCCCTTGTTGTCAAAGCCAAAG ttcCTGTTTCAAAGCCTGTTCTGAGCATAGTAGGGGGCACGCTGCTGCTAGGAAAGCCTTTCCAGCTGCTCTGTCAGAGTGAGAGAGGCACTCTACCCATCTCATACACCCTATATGGCCCTGAGAAGCTGAATGAAAGCAGGGATGTGAGAAAACCAGGAGACAAGGCCATCTTTAACTGTCCAGCCATCTTTAAAAGTTCTGACTTGAGCAAATTCCTCTGCCATGcaagaaaccacaaaaacaaggTCCCTATGATAGGATCCGGACAACTAATGTTAAAGTCCACGAACATCATAG AGCCTGTGTCAAATCCAGAGATGAAAGTTGTCCCCAATGAGGGGGAAGTGTCTGAGGGTGACAGCATGAGCCTCGTCTGCTCTGTCCAGAGAGGCACTTTTCCCATTAGCTTCACCTGGTTTCACACTGAAATAGAGGATCCTGTGGCTTCTGTGTCCACCAACAAAACGGAAGGATCTTACAGAATAAGCAATGTCAAAGGAGAGCATGGTGGGAGATACTACTGCGTGAGCACCAACCAGGCCAAAGACAACAAACAGAGCAACATTGTTCTGGTTGCAG TGAAAATGGCTGGCTGGAAGAAAGGTCTCATAGTAGTCTTCTGCATCCTAATCTTACTGCCCTTGCTCCTTGTTATTGCCTGCAAAGCACATTTGATTCAATGCAGGAGAAGAAGTACAGGCAGGCTGTCAGT GAAATCGGCCAGCACCAAGGTAGAGCGGCTGAGCCTCACCCTCGCAGAAGTCAACGAGGCTGCCAACG TCACCCCAGGCATGATGGGTAAAAGTGTTTGGAGTGAACAGATGTCGGGATCTG AGTCTGATGATCAGACCAGTACAGTCACGCAGGAAAACCCTGAGCCTCAGTACACTCAGGTGCAGATCAAAGAAAGAGATCCCAGCAGAG gtgTCCCAGAAGTATCCGATGGT GTGTCCGTGGAATACGCGCAGCTGAATCACGACAACGATCCCAGCAGTGACAATTGTAACCAAGGAAACCCTAGTGCAAGTGCTAACGAAACAATGGTCGTCAACACCTGTGTTAGCGATGCCCCCGCCGAGCAGGAAGAAGGAAACTGTGAAGCAACACCAGACTGTTGA